In Castor canadensis chromosome 11, mCasCan1.hap1v2, whole genome shotgun sequence, a single genomic region encodes these proteins:
- the Ca14 gene encoding carbonic anhydrase 14 isoform X2 encodes MLFFTLLLEVTWILAADGGHHWTYEGPHGQDHWPASYPECGSNAQSPIDIQTDSVTFDPELPALQPYGYDQPGTEPLDLHNNGHTVQLSLPPTLYLGGLPRKYVAAQLHLHWGQKGTPVGSEHQINSEATAAELHIVHYDSDSYSNLSEAAQKPQGLAVLGILIEMGETENPAYEHILSHLHEIRHKDQKTSVPPFNMRELLPPQLEQFFRYNGSLTTPPCYQSVLWTVFNLKAQISMEQLEKLQETLFSTEGEPSEPLVQNYRAPQPLNQRIIFTSFTQEGSLYTTGEMLSLGVGILVGCLCLLLAVYLIARKIRTEVTSINYTSRKKRLGNRKSVVFTSARAATEA; translated from the exons GCCCACATGGTCAGGACCATTGGCCAGCCTCTTACCCTGAGTGTGGAAGCAATGCCCAGTCCCCCATCGATATCCAGACAGACAGTGTGACATTTGACCCTGAATTACCTGCTCTGCAACCCTATGGATATGATCAGCCTGGTACTGAGCCTTTGGACCTGCACAATAATGGCCACACAG TGCAACTCTCTCTACCCCCTACCCTGTATCTGGGTGGACTACCCCGAAAATATGTAGCTGCCCAGCTCCACCTGCACTGGGGTCAGAAAGGAACCCCAGTGGGATCGGAACACCAGATCAACAGTGAAGCCACAGCGGCAGAG CTCCACATTGTACATTATGACTCTGATTCCTACAGCAACTTGAGTGAGGCTGCCCAGAAACCTCAGGGCCTGGCTGTTCTGGGCATCCTAATTGAG aTGGGTGAGACTGAGAATCCAGCTTATGAACACATTCTGAGTCATTTGCATGAAATCAGACATAAAG ATCAGAAGACCTCAGTGCCTCCCTTCAATATGAGAGAGCTACTTCCCCCACAGCTGGAGCAGTTCTTCCGTTACAATGGCTCACTCACAACTCCCCCCTGCTATCAAAGTGTGCTCTGGACAGTCTTCAATCTAAAGGCCCAGATTTCAATGGAACAG CTGGAAAAGCTTCAGGAGACACTGTTTTCCACAGAAGGAGAGCCCTCTGAGCCCCTCGTACAGAACTACCGAGCTCCCCAGCCACTCAATCAGCGGATCATCTTTACTTCTTTCACCCAAG AGGGATCCTTGTACACCACAG GTGAAATGCTGAGTCTAGGTGTGGGAATATTGGTtggctgtctctgcctcctgctagCGGTGTATCTCATTGCTCGAAAGATTCG GACAGAAGTCACTTCCATAAACTATACTTCTAGGAAGAAGAGGCTGGGAAACCGGAAGAGTGTTGTCTTCACCTCAGCACGAGCCGCCACAGAGGCATAA
- the Ca14 gene encoding carbonic anhydrase 14 isoform X1 yields MGVTTGHMKAFYPSSLPLIQLPCPQTIGPHGQDHWPASYPECGSNAQSPIDIQTDSVTFDPELPALQPYGYDQPGTEPLDLHNNGHTVQLSLPPTLYLGGLPRKYVAAQLHLHWGQKGTPVGSEHQINSEATAAELHIVHYDSDSYSNLSEAAQKPQGLAVLGILIEMGETENPAYEHILSHLHEIRHKDQKTSVPPFNMRELLPPQLEQFFRYNGSLTTPPCYQSVLWTVFNLKAQISMEQLEKLQETLFSTEGEPSEPLVQNYRAPQPLNQRIIFTSFTQEGSLYTTGEMLSLGVGILVGCLCLLLAVYLIARKIRTEVTSINYTSRKKRLGNRKSVVFTSARAATEA; encoded by the exons GCTTTCTATCCATCTTCTCTTCCCCTCATTCAACTTCCTTGCCCTCAAACTATAG GCCCACATGGTCAGGACCATTGGCCAGCCTCTTACCCTGAGTGTGGAAGCAATGCCCAGTCCCCCATCGATATCCAGACAGACAGTGTGACATTTGACCCTGAATTACCTGCTCTGCAACCCTATGGATATGATCAGCCTGGTACTGAGCCTTTGGACCTGCACAATAATGGCCACACAG TGCAACTCTCTCTACCCCCTACCCTGTATCTGGGTGGACTACCCCGAAAATATGTAGCTGCCCAGCTCCACCTGCACTGGGGTCAGAAAGGAACCCCAGTGGGATCGGAACACCAGATCAACAGTGAAGCCACAGCGGCAGAG CTCCACATTGTACATTATGACTCTGATTCCTACAGCAACTTGAGTGAGGCTGCCCAGAAACCTCAGGGCCTGGCTGTTCTGGGCATCCTAATTGAG aTGGGTGAGACTGAGAATCCAGCTTATGAACACATTCTGAGTCATTTGCATGAAATCAGACATAAAG ATCAGAAGACCTCAGTGCCTCCCTTCAATATGAGAGAGCTACTTCCCCCACAGCTGGAGCAGTTCTTCCGTTACAATGGCTCACTCACAACTCCCCCCTGCTATCAAAGTGTGCTCTGGACAGTCTTCAATCTAAAGGCCCAGATTTCAATGGAACAG CTGGAAAAGCTTCAGGAGACACTGTTTTCCACAGAAGGAGAGCCCTCTGAGCCCCTCGTACAGAACTACCGAGCTCCCCAGCCACTCAATCAGCGGATCATCTTTACTTCTTTCACCCAAG AGGGATCCTTGTACACCACAG GTGAAATGCTGAGTCTAGGTGTGGGAATATTGGTtggctgtctctgcctcctgctagCGGTGTATCTCATTGCTCGAAAGATTCG GACAGAAGTCACTTCCATAAACTATACTTCTAGGAAGAAGAGGCTGGGAAACCGGAAGAGTGTTGTCTTCACCTCAGCACGAGCCGCCACAGAGGCATAA
- the Ca14 gene encoding carbonic anhydrase 14 isoform X6 — MLFFTLLLEVTWILAADGGHHWTYEVQLSLPPTLYLGGLPRKYVAAQLHLHWGQKGTPVGSEHQINSEATAAELHIVHYDSDSYSNLSEAAQKPQGLAVLGILIEMGETENPAYEHILSHLHEIRHKDQKTSVPPFNMRELLPPQLEQFFRYNGSLTTPPCYQSVLWTVFNLKAQISMEQLEKLQETLFSTEGEPSEPLVQNYRAPQPLNQRIIFTSFTQEGSLYTTGEMLSLGVGILVGCLCLLLAVYLIARKIRTEVTSINYTSRKKRLGNRKSVVFTSARAATEA, encoded by the exons TGCAACTCTCTCTACCCCCTACCCTGTATCTGGGTGGACTACCCCGAAAATATGTAGCTGCCCAGCTCCACCTGCACTGGGGTCAGAAAGGAACCCCAGTGGGATCGGAACACCAGATCAACAGTGAAGCCACAGCGGCAGAG CTCCACATTGTACATTATGACTCTGATTCCTACAGCAACTTGAGTGAGGCTGCCCAGAAACCTCAGGGCCTGGCTGTTCTGGGCATCCTAATTGAG aTGGGTGAGACTGAGAATCCAGCTTATGAACACATTCTGAGTCATTTGCATGAAATCAGACATAAAG ATCAGAAGACCTCAGTGCCTCCCTTCAATATGAGAGAGCTACTTCCCCCACAGCTGGAGCAGTTCTTCCGTTACAATGGCTCACTCACAACTCCCCCCTGCTATCAAAGTGTGCTCTGGACAGTCTTCAATCTAAAGGCCCAGATTTCAATGGAACAG CTGGAAAAGCTTCAGGAGACACTGTTTTCCACAGAAGGAGAGCCCTCTGAGCCCCTCGTACAGAACTACCGAGCTCCCCAGCCACTCAATCAGCGGATCATCTTTACTTCTTTCACCCAAG AGGGATCCTTGTACACCACAG GTGAAATGCTGAGTCTAGGTGTGGGAATATTGGTtggctgtctctgcctcctgctagCGGTGTATCTCATTGCTCGAAAGATTCG GACAGAAGTCACTTCCATAAACTATACTTCTAGGAAGAAGAGGCTGGGAAACCGGAAGAGTGTTGTCTTCACCTCAGCACGAGCCGCCACAGAGGCATAA
- the Ca14 gene encoding carbonic anhydrase 14 isoform X3 gives MGVTTGHMKAFYPSSLPLIQLPCPQTIGPHGQDHWPASYPECGSNAQSPIDIQTDSVTFDPELPALQPYGYDQPGTEPLDLHNNGHTVQLSLPPTLYLGGLPRKYVAAQLHLHWGQKGTPVGSEHQINSEATAAELHIVHYDSDSYSNLSEAAQKPQGLAVLGILIEMGETENPAYEHILSHLHEIRHKDQKTSVPPFNMRELLPPQLEQFFRYNGSLTTPPCYQSVLWTVFNLKAQISMEQLEKLQETLFSTEGEPSEPLVQNYRAPQPLNQRIIFTSFTQEGSLYTTGEMLSLGVGILVGCLCLLLAVYLIARKIRKKRLGNRKSVVFTSARAATEA, from the exons GCTTTCTATCCATCTTCTCTTCCCCTCATTCAACTTCCTTGCCCTCAAACTATAG GCCCACATGGTCAGGACCATTGGCCAGCCTCTTACCCTGAGTGTGGAAGCAATGCCCAGTCCCCCATCGATATCCAGACAGACAGTGTGACATTTGACCCTGAATTACCTGCTCTGCAACCCTATGGATATGATCAGCCTGGTACTGAGCCTTTGGACCTGCACAATAATGGCCACACAG TGCAACTCTCTCTACCCCCTACCCTGTATCTGGGTGGACTACCCCGAAAATATGTAGCTGCCCAGCTCCACCTGCACTGGGGTCAGAAAGGAACCCCAGTGGGATCGGAACACCAGATCAACAGTGAAGCCACAGCGGCAGAG CTCCACATTGTACATTATGACTCTGATTCCTACAGCAACTTGAGTGAGGCTGCCCAGAAACCTCAGGGCCTGGCTGTTCTGGGCATCCTAATTGAG aTGGGTGAGACTGAGAATCCAGCTTATGAACACATTCTGAGTCATTTGCATGAAATCAGACATAAAG ATCAGAAGACCTCAGTGCCTCCCTTCAATATGAGAGAGCTACTTCCCCCACAGCTGGAGCAGTTCTTCCGTTACAATGGCTCACTCACAACTCCCCCCTGCTATCAAAGTGTGCTCTGGACAGTCTTCAATCTAAAGGCCCAGATTTCAATGGAACAG CTGGAAAAGCTTCAGGAGACACTGTTTTCCACAGAAGGAGAGCCCTCTGAGCCCCTCGTACAGAACTACCGAGCTCCCCAGCCACTCAATCAGCGGATCATCTTTACTTCTTTCACCCAAG AGGGATCCTTGTACACCACAG GTGAAATGCTGAGTCTAGGTGTGGGAATATTGGTtggctgtctctgcctcctgctagCGGTGTATCTCATTGCTCGAAAGATTCG GAAGAAGAGGCTGGGAAACCGGAAGAGTGTTGTCTTCACCTCAGCACGAGCCGCCACAGAGGCATAA
- the Ca14 gene encoding carbonic anhydrase 14 isoform X4 — protein sequence MLFFTLLLEVTWILAADGGHHWTYEGPHGQDHWPASYPECGSNAQSPIDIQTDSVTFDPELPALQPYGYDQPGTEPLDLHNNGHTVQLSLPPTLYLGGLPRKYVAAQLHLHWGQKGTPVGSEHQINSEATAAELHIVHYDSDSYSNLSEAAQKPQGLAVLGILIEMGETENPAYEHILSHLHEIRHKDQKTSVPPFNMRELLPPQLEQFFRYNGSLTTPPCYQSVLWTVFNLKAQISMEQLEKLQETLFSTEGEPSEPLVQNYRAPQPLNQRIIFTSFTQEGSLYTTGEMLSLGVGILVGCLCLLLAVYLIARKIRKKRLGNRKSVVFTSARAATEA from the exons GCCCACATGGTCAGGACCATTGGCCAGCCTCTTACCCTGAGTGTGGAAGCAATGCCCAGTCCCCCATCGATATCCAGACAGACAGTGTGACATTTGACCCTGAATTACCTGCTCTGCAACCCTATGGATATGATCAGCCTGGTACTGAGCCTTTGGACCTGCACAATAATGGCCACACAG TGCAACTCTCTCTACCCCCTACCCTGTATCTGGGTGGACTACCCCGAAAATATGTAGCTGCCCAGCTCCACCTGCACTGGGGTCAGAAAGGAACCCCAGTGGGATCGGAACACCAGATCAACAGTGAAGCCACAGCGGCAGAG CTCCACATTGTACATTATGACTCTGATTCCTACAGCAACTTGAGTGAGGCTGCCCAGAAACCTCAGGGCCTGGCTGTTCTGGGCATCCTAATTGAG aTGGGTGAGACTGAGAATCCAGCTTATGAACACATTCTGAGTCATTTGCATGAAATCAGACATAAAG ATCAGAAGACCTCAGTGCCTCCCTTCAATATGAGAGAGCTACTTCCCCCACAGCTGGAGCAGTTCTTCCGTTACAATGGCTCACTCACAACTCCCCCCTGCTATCAAAGTGTGCTCTGGACAGTCTTCAATCTAAAGGCCCAGATTTCAATGGAACAG CTGGAAAAGCTTCAGGAGACACTGTTTTCCACAGAAGGAGAGCCCTCTGAGCCCCTCGTACAGAACTACCGAGCTCCCCAGCCACTCAATCAGCGGATCATCTTTACTTCTTTCACCCAAG AGGGATCCTTGTACACCACAG GTGAAATGCTGAGTCTAGGTGTGGGAATATTGGTtggctgtctctgcctcctgctagCGGTGTATCTCATTGCTCGAAAGATTCG GAAGAAGAGGCTGGGAAACCGGAAGAGTGTTGTCTTCACCTCAGCACGAGCCGCCACAGAGGCATAA
- the Ca14 gene encoding carbonic anhydrase 14 isoform X5 has product MGVTTGHMKAFYPSSLPLIQLPCPQTIGPHGQDHWPASYPECGSNAQSPIDIQTDSVTFDPELPALQPYGYDQPGTEPLDLHNNGHTVQLSLPPTLYLGGLPRKYVAAQLHLHWGQKGTPVGSEHQINSEATAAELHIVHYDSDSYSNLSEAAQKPQGLAVLGILIEMGETENPAYEHILSHLHEIRHKDQKTSVPPFNMRELLPPQLEQFFRYNGSLTTPPCYQSVLWTVFNLKAQISMEQLEKLQETLFSTEGEPSEPLVQNYRAPQPLNQRIIFTSFTQEGSLYTTGEMLSLGVGILVGCLCLLLAVYLIARKIRSHFHKLYF; this is encoded by the exons GCTTTCTATCCATCTTCTCTTCCCCTCATTCAACTTCCTTGCCCTCAAACTATAG GCCCACATGGTCAGGACCATTGGCCAGCCTCTTACCCTGAGTGTGGAAGCAATGCCCAGTCCCCCATCGATATCCAGACAGACAGTGTGACATTTGACCCTGAATTACCTGCTCTGCAACCCTATGGATATGATCAGCCTGGTACTGAGCCTTTGGACCTGCACAATAATGGCCACACAG TGCAACTCTCTCTACCCCCTACCCTGTATCTGGGTGGACTACCCCGAAAATATGTAGCTGCCCAGCTCCACCTGCACTGGGGTCAGAAAGGAACCCCAGTGGGATCGGAACACCAGATCAACAGTGAAGCCACAGCGGCAGAG CTCCACATTGTACATTATGACTCTGATTCCTACAGCAACTTGAGTGAGGCTGCCCAGAAACCTCAGGGCCTGGCTGTTCTGGGCATCCTAATTGAG aTGGGTGAGACTGAGAATCCAGCTTATGAACACATTCTGAGTCATTTGCATGAAATCAGACATAAAG ATCAGAAGACCTCAGTGCCTCCCTTCAATATGAGAGAGCTACTTCCCCCACAGCTGGAGCAGTTCTTCCGTTACAATGGCTCACTCACAACTCCCCCCTGCTATCAAAGTGTGCTCTGGACAGTCTTCAATCTAAAGGCCCAGATTTCAATGGAACAG CTGGAAAAGCTTCAGGAGACACTGTTTTCCACAGAAGGAGAGCCCTCTGAGCCCCTCGTACAGAACTACCGAGCTCCCCAGCCACTCAATCAGCGGATCATCTTTACTTCTTTCACCCAAG AGGGATCCTTGTACACCACAG GTGAAATGCTGAGTCTAGGTGTGGGAATATTGGTtggctgtctctgcctcctgctagCGGTGTATCTCATTGCTCGAAAGATTCG AAGTCACTTCCATAAACTATACTTCTAG